One genomic segment of Styela clava chromosome 3, kaStyClav1.hap1.2, whole genome shotgun sequence includes these proteins:
- the LOC120343272 gene encoding sialin-like isoform X1, whose amino-acid sequence MCRTKDFRMNVCMENANQKIQVCCKCIPARSIVLVMNFLAIFCLYVLRMNLSAAIVGMVDYENLNALRNAQFNLSLHNTSRLQNESLHFTYSTCEHAYYDKKEDIKTPAVVEGKKFLWDENMQGLALGSYFYGYACSQIIGAWIARKVGRVKVMGFSCLAASLCTILTPAALEIGFEMFVIARIAIGLFSGVTFPIMYAMWTMWAPPSERGILLGTTFSGTAVGVVATLPLSGLLAATFGWQSVFYVTGSIGCVWSLLWLILIYDSPSEHPRILEEERNFIQDSLGHNRDGKSQKERSRPVPWKSILGSFRLWVAFFAFISSDFLLIVFLTMLPTYLRTVMKFDIKSSAGLSAIPYIAKFFLYICAGFCAKRLISNEVKVIYVRKLFTSIGTFIPGLALILAAYVKCSIPLVMLAFTLCVGMEAVTTPGVKVALIEMAPSFGGIIFSVANTISASCGFIVPQIAGLLRTAYQDDPIQGWRALFWLSTAIVFAGGISFLLFGTVEVQEWAKSKEEKENVSEEKEKLEAEPVA is encoded by the exons ATGTGTCGTACAAAGGATTTCAGGATGAACGTTTGTATGGAAAACGCAAACCAGAAAATTCAG GTTTGTTGCAAGTGCATTCCTGCAAGATCAATCGTGCTTGTGATGAATTTTCTTGCAATCTTCTGCTTGTATGTTTTACGAATGAACTTGAGCGCAGCCATCGTGGGCATGGTCGACTACGAAAATCTGAATGCTTTGAGGAACGCTCAGTTCAATTTGAGTTTACATAATACAAGTCGGTTGCAGAATGAATCTCTACATTTCACGTATTCAACATGTGAACATGCTTATTATGATAAAAAAGAAG ATATCAAAACGCCAGCTGTAGTAGAAGGTAAGAAGTTTTTATGGGATGAAAATATGCAAGGTTTGGCATTGGGTTCTTATTTCTACGGATACGCATGTTCGCAG ATTATTGGAGCATGGATTGCCCGAAAAGTTGGACGCGTTAAAGTGATGGGATTTTCATGTCTTGCTGCATCGTTGTGTACAATTCTCACACCAGCAGCTCTTGAGATAGGATTTGAAATGTTTGTAATAGCGAGAATTGCGATTGGTTTATTCTCG GGCGTTACCTTTCCAATAATGTATGCAATGTGGACGATGTGGGCACCACCTTCTGAAAGAGGAATACTGTTGGGGACCACATTTTCGG GGACAGCAGTCGGAGTAGTAGCAACTTTACCACTTTCTGGCTTGTTGGCTGCAACCTTCGGTTGGCAATCGGTGTTCTATGTAACAG GTTCAATTGGGTGCGTGTGGTCTCTTTTGTGGTTGATCCTGATATACGATTCTCCCTCAGAACATCCGAGAATTTTGGAAGAGGAGAGGAACTTCATACAGGATTCACTTGGACATAACAGAGACGGAaaa TCACAGAAAGAACGATCGAGACCTGTGCCGTGGAAGTCAATTCTTGGGTCGTTTCGACTATGGGTCGCGTTTTTTGCCTTCATTTCCTCGGATTTTCTACTGATCGTATTTTTGACAATGCTTCCAACGTATCTCAGGACTGTCATGAAGTTTGACATCAAATCG AGCGCTGGATTGAGTGCAATTCCTTACATTGCAAAGTTCTTTTTATACATATGTGCAGGATTTTGTGCAAAGCGACTGATTTCAAATGAAGTAAAAGTCATCTATGTTCGAAAACTATTCACGTCGATCG GTACGTTTATTCCTGGACTCGCATTGATTCTCGCAGCCTATGTAAAATGCAGCATTCCACTCGTCATGCTGGCTTTCACCTTGTGCG TTGGGATGGAAGCGGTCACTACACCTGGTGTTAAAGTTGCATTAATCGAAATGGCGCCATCTTTTGGAGGGATAATTTTCTCAGTTGCAAACACAATTTCAGCGTCGTGTGGTTTCATTGTACCTCAAATAGCAGGTCTTTTACGAACAGCTTAC CAAGACGATCCGATACAAGGATGGAGAGCTTTGTTCTGGTTATCAACAGCGATTGTCTTTGCGGGAGGAATTTCATTTCTGCTATTCGGCACCGTAGAAGTTCAGGAATGGGCAAAGTCAAAGGAAGAAAAAGAGAACGTCtcagaagaaaaagaaaagttGGAAGCTGAACCCGTCgcataa
- the LOC120343272 gene encoding sialin-like isoform X2 has protein sequence MNFLAIFCLYVLRMNLSAAIVGMVDYENLNALRNAQFNLSLHNTSRLQNESLHFTYSTCEHAYYDKKEDIKTPAVVEGKKFLWDENMQGLALGSYFYGYACSQIIGAWIARKVGRVKVMGFSCLAASLCTILTPAALEIGFEMFVIARIAIGLFSGVTFPIMYAMWTMWAPPSERGILLGTTFSGTAVGVVATLPLSGLLAATFGWQSVFYVTGSIGCVWSLLWLILIYDSPSEHPRILEEERNFIQDSLGHNRDGKSQKERSRPVPWKSILGSFRLWVAFFAFISSDFLLIVFLTMLPTYLRTVMKFDIKSSAGLSAIPYIAKFFLYICAGFCAKRLISNEVKVIYVRKLFTSIGTFIPGLALILAAYVKCSIPLVMLAFTLCVGMEAVTTPGVKVALIEMAPSFGGIIFSVANTISASCGFIVPQIAGLLRTAYQDDPIQGWRALFWLSTAIVFAGGISFLLFGTVEVQEWAKSKEEKENVSEEKEKLEAEPVA, from the exons ATGAATTTTCTTGCAATCTTCTGCTTGTATGTTTTACGAATGAACTTGAGCGCAGCCATCGTGGGCATGGTCGACTACGAAAATCTGAATGCTTTGAGGAACGCTCAGTTCAATTTGAGTTTACATAATACAAGTCGGTTGCAGAATGAATCTCTACATTTCACGTATTCAACATGTGAACATGCTTATTATGATAAAAAAGAAG ATATCAAAACGCCAGCTGTAGTAGAAGGTAAGAAGTTTTTATGGGATGAAAATATGCAAGGTTTGGCATTGGGTTCTTATTTCTACGGATACGCATGTTCGCAG ATTATTGGAGCATGGATTGCCCGAAAAGTTGGACGCGTTAAAGTGATGGGATTTTCATGTCTTGCTGCATCGTTGTGTACAATTCTCACACCAGCAGCTCTTGAGATAGGATTTGAAATGTTTGTAATAGCGAGAATTGCGATTGGTTTATTCTCG GGCGTTACCTTTCCAATAATGTATGCAATGTGGACGATGTGGGCACCACCTTCTGAAAGAGGAATACTGTTGGGGACCACATTTTCGG GGACAGCAGTCGGAGTAGTAGCAACTTTACCACTTTCTGGCTTGTTGGCTGCAACCTTCGGTTGGCAATCGGTGTTCTATGTAACAG GTTCAATTGGGTGCGTGTGGTCTCTTTTGTGGTTGATCCTGATATACGATTCTCCCTCAGAACATCCGAGAATTTTGGAAGAGGAGAGGAACTTCATACAGGATTCACTTGGACATAACAGAGACGGAaaa TCACAGAAAGAACGATCGAGACCTGTGCCGTGGAAGTCAATTCTTGGGTCGTTTCGACTATGGGTCGCGTTTTTTGCCTTCATTTCCTCGGATTTTCTACTGATCGTATTTTTGACAATGCTTCCAACGTATCTCAGGACTGTCATGAAGTTTGACATCAAATCG AGCGCTGGATTGAGTGCAATTCCTTACATTGCAAAGTTCTTTTTATACATATGTGCAGGATTTTGTGCAAAGCGACTGATTTCAAATGAAGTAAAAGTCATCTATGTTCGAAAACTATTCACGTCGATCG GTACGTTTATTCCTGGACTCGCATTGATTCTCGCAGCCTATGTAAAATGCAGCATTCCACTCGTCATGCTGGCTTTCACCTTGTGCG TTGGGATGGAAGCGGTCACTACACCTGGTGTTAAAGTTGCATTAATCGAAATGGCGCCATCTTTTGGAGGGATAATTTTCTCAGTTGCAAACACAATTTCAGCGTCGTGTGGTTTCATTGTACCTCAAATAGCAGGTCTTTTACGAACAGCTTAC CAAGACGATCCGATACAAGGATGGAGAGCTTTGTTCTGGTTATCAACAGCGATTGTCTTTGCGGGAGGAATTTCATTTCTGCTATTCGGCACCGTAGAAGTTCAGGAATGGGCAAAGTCAAAGGAAGAAAAAGAGAACGTCtcagaagaaaaagaaaagttGGAAGCTGAACCCGTCgcataa